One Chryseobacterium sp. StRB126 genomic region harbors:
- a CDS encoding LLM class flavin-dependent oxidoreductase: MKNFEISVLDLAPVKQGKSIHDTFQDSLSLANHAEGLNYKRFWLAEHHNMESIASSATAVLIGFIANGTKKIRVGSGGIMLPNHSSLIIAEQFGTLESLFPGRIDLGLGRAPGTDGLTAQALGRNPAIINEQFPRQILELQRYFSKENADAMVRAIPGEGLDIPLYILGSSTDSAWLAAELGLPYAFAGHFAPEQMEMAFKIYREHFQPSAYSDKPYIIACVNGVAAETSEEAHRISTTLFQAFINIIRNDRKPFAPPVDDMDEIWSPMEKSMVLQKLRYTFIGDQAEIQEKIKDFQERFNVDELMINSHIYDHQKRLRSYEIIREAVNSLSKA; encoded by the coding sequence ATGAAAAATTTTGAAATTTCTGTTTTAGACCTTGCACCAGTAAAGCAAGGGAAAAGCATTCATGATACTTTTCAGGACAGTTTGTCTTTAGCCAATCACGCAGAAGGTTTAAATTATAAAAGATTCTGGCTGGCTGAACACCACAATATGGAAAGCATTGCCAGTTCTGCAACCGCTGTTTTAATTGGTTTCATAGCCAACGGAACAAAAAAGATCAGAGTAGGCTCAGGAGGGATTATGCTTCCTAACCATAGTTCTCTAATTATTGCAGAACAATTCGGAACCTTGGAGTCTCTTTTCCCGGGAAGAATAGACCTTGGATTGGGCAGAGCTCCCGGAACAGATGGCTTAACGGCTCAGGCTTTGGGAAGAAATCCGGCGATTATCAATGAGCAGTTTCCAAGACAGATTCTGGAACTTCAGAGATATTTTTCCAAGGAAAATGCTGATGCAATGGTTCGTGCTATTCCTGGAGAAGGTTTGGATATTCCGCTTTATATTTTAGGATCGAGTACAGATAGCGCATGGCTGGCTGCCGAACTTGGATTGCCATATGCTTTTGCCGGACATTTTGCACCGGAACAGATGGAAATGGCTTTTAAAATTTACAGAGAACATTTTCAACCTTCAGCATATTCGGATAAGCCTTATATTATTGCTTGCGTAAATGGAGTAGCAGCAGAAACATCCGAAGAAGCCCATAGAATTTCTACTACTTTATTTCAGGCATTCATCAATATTATAAGAAACGACAGAAAGCCCTTTGCCCCACCGGTAGATGATATGGATGAAATCTGGTCACCTATGGAGAAATCTATGGTTTTACAGAAGCTGAGATATACATTTATAGGAGATCAGGCAGAAATTCAGGAGAAGATTAAAGACTTTCAGGAAAGGTTCAACGTAGATGAACTAATGATTAACTCTCATATTTATGATCATCAGAAAAGATTAAGATCTTATGAGATTATCAGAGAAGCGGTGAACTCCTTATCCAAAGCGTAA
- a CDS encoding M12 family metallopeptidase has translation MYNSGTDTGPFNINSVMMYWPNSYSKNGQPTIKRADNTNFTYNRTGFTTGDINTINAMYP, from the coding sequence ATCTATAATTCCGGAACAGATACAGGACCTTTTAATATCAATTCTGTGATGATGTATTGGCCAAACTCTTATTCCAAAAATGGCCAGCCAACTATAAAGCGAGCAGACAATACCAATTTCACTTATAACAGAACTGGATTTACTACAGGAGACATCAACACCATCAATGCGATGTATCCTTAG
- a CDS encoding helix-turn-helix domain-containing protein — MNNHFFDLIEYTNRSVFLTGKAGTGKTTFLNDFVRRTKKKHIVIAPTGIAAINAGGVTIHSMFGLPLRTFLPTTERIDTSLANNIADLMPHFKYRKDKLKLLREVEIIIIDEVSMLRADVLDMMDFSLRFIRRNNQRFGGVQMLFIGDLFQLPPVVRDEHILKMYYDSPFFFDSHAIKDIPIVTIELTKVYRQSDEEFLEILNAIRDGDVANIDFDHLNKRYDPDFDMGKESYVYLCSHNKMADEINQEKLKEIKVDPKTYEAKLVGDFKENQFPNDQFLELKIGAQIMFIRNDISGEKKYFNGKLGEIIGLDEDEIRVVLDESEREITVKKETWEQKKYFLDTDKTIKEEVLGSFEQFPIKLAWAVTIHKSQGLTFDKVIIDAGKSFTAGQVYVALSRCRTLEGIVLKSKITPEVIFKDNRILHFHSNTVANDHVEAILNQEKYDYSIRKVLRTVDCIWFLNEVEEWNKLSAVTKNIDRAKANQLYLQLKHEATNLGKIFEKLERIIFQKVNNFIEQKEQWSEIESKSKGAVNFFFTETRNKIFDPLKEFYAEIKGAKGLKQYNEEVKSWLEDIEEYLNSLKDIHLLETRLLDEKNDKEVSMRIAKVPSQVLTFQLFEQGKTIGEIALERGLVKETVIGHLAKFAEQGLLDISRVITSDKIKAFEDEFYKKPHETLTEWKNALPNHFEFNEIRILINHYNYKKEKNS; from the coding sequence ATGAACAATCATTTTTTTGACTTAATAGAGTACACCAATAGAAGTGTTTTTCTGACTGGGAAAGCCGGAACGGGAAAAACAACGTTTCTTAATGATTTTGTAAGACGAACAAAGAAAAAGCATATTGTTATTGCTCCCACCGGGATCGCAGCAATTAATGCGGGTGGGGTAACCATCCACTCTATGTTTGGATTACCCTTGCGAACTTTTCTGCCTACAACGGAAAGGATAGATACCAGTTTGGCGAATAATATTGCCGATCTGATGCCGCATTTCAAATACCGTAAAGATAAACTCAAGCTTTTAAGAGAGGTTGAGATCATTATTATCGATGAGGTTTCCATGTTAAGGGCGGATGTTCTGGACATGATGGACTTTTCTTTAAGGTTTATCAGAAGAAATAATCAACGATTTGGAGGTGTTCAGATGCTGTTTATTGGGGATTTATTCCAGCTGCCACCAGTGGTAAGAGATGAACATATTCTGAAAATGTATTATGATTCTCCTTTCTTTTTCGACAGTCATGCGATTAAAGATATTCCGATTGTGACGATTGAGCTTACAAAGGTTTACAGACAATCTGATGAAGAATTTCTGGAAATATTGAATGCAATCCGTGATGGTGATGTAGCAAATATAGATTTTGACCACCTGAACAAAAGATACGATCCGGATTTTGATATGGGGAAAGAATCTTACGTTTACCTGTGTTCTCACAATAAGATGGCGGATGAGATCAATCAGGAAAAACTGAAGGAGATAAAAGTTGATCCCAAAACCTACGAGGCAAAATTAGTTGGGGATTTTAAAGAAAATCAATTTCCTAATGACCAGTTTTTAGAGCTGAAAATAGGGGCTCAGATCATGTTTATCAGAAATGATATTTCGGGAGAGAAGAAATACTTCAATGGAAAACTTGGAGAGATTATCGGATTGGATGAAGATGAAATCCGTGTAGTTCTGGATGAAAGTGAAAGAGAGATTACCGTAAAAAAAGAAACCTGGGAGCAGAAAAAATATTTTCTGGATACGGATAAAACAATTAAAGAAGAAGTACTGGGAAGCTTTGAGCAGTTTCCGATCAAGTTAGCCTGGGCTGTTACGATTCATAAAAGTCAGGGCCTTACTTTTGATAAAGTGATTATTGATGCGGGGAAAAGTTTTACGGCTGGCCAGGTATATGTAGCTTTATCACGTTGTAGAACGTTAGAAGGAATTGTTTTAAAATCAAAAATTACCCCTGAAGTTATTTTTAAAGACAACCGAATTCTGCATTTCCATAGTAATACGGTTGCCAATGACCATGTGGAAGCCATTCTGAATCAGGAAAAATATGATTACAGTATCAGAAAAGTACTTCGTACAGTTGATTGTATATGGTTTTTAAATGAAGTAGAGGAGTGGAATAAACTGTCTGCTGTGACTAAAAATATAGACCGTGCTAAAGCCAATCAGCTTTATCTCCAGTTGAAACATGAAGCCACCAATCTTGGGAAAATCTTTGAAAAGCTGGAACGTATTATCTTTCAAAAGGTAAATAACTTCATTGAACAGAAAGAACAATGGTCTGAAATTGAAAGTAAATCAAAAGGAGCGGTTAATTTCTTCTTTACCGAAACCAGAAATAAAATTTTTGATCCGTTGAAAGAATTCTATGCTGAAATTAAAGGAGCGAAAGGGCTGAAGCAATACAATGAAGAAGTAAAAAGCTGGCTGGAAGATATTGAAGAGTATCTAAATAGTTTAAAGGATATTCACCTACTTGAAACAAGACTTCTGGATGAAAAAAATGACAAAGAGGTTAGCATGAGGATTGCTAAAGTTCCTTCACAGGTTCTGACCTTTCAACTTTTTGAGCAGGGAAAAACCATTGGTGAAATTGCATTGGAAAGAGGACTGGTAAAAGAAACTGTCATTGGCCACCTTGCCAAGTTTGCAGAACAGGGATTGCTGGATATTTCAAGAGTGATTACTTCAGATAAAATCAAAGCATTTGAAGATGAGTTTTATAAAAAACCACATGAGACCTTAACAGAGTGGAAGAATGCTTTACCCAATCATTTTGAATTTAATGAAATCAGAATCCTGATCAACCATTATAACTATAAAAAAGAAAAGAATTCCTAG
- a CDS encoding gamma carbonic anhydrase family protein, with protein sequence MALVKELLGKIPQIGENTFLAETATIIGDVTMGKDCSVWYNAVIRGDVHYIKMGDKVNVQDNAMLHCTYQKHPLNIGNNVSIGHNAIVHGCTIKDNVLIGMGAIVMDDCLVEENSIVGAGSVVTQGTHIKSGEVWGGVPAKKIKDINAQLLEGEVNRIADNYVKYSSWYKENVKDYEL encoded by the coding sequence ATGGCACTTGTAAAAGAACTTTTAGGGAAAATACCACAGATTGGAGAGAACACATTCTTAGCTGAAACAGCTACTATTATTGGAGATGTTACTATGGGAAAAGATTGCAGCGTTTGGTATAATGCAGTAATCCGAGGTGATGTTCATTATATTAAAATGGGAGATAAGGTAAACGTTCAGGATAATGCGATGTTACATTGTACTTATCAGAAACACCCACTAAATATCGGAAATAATGTTTCCATTGGCCACAATGCCATTGTTCACGGATGTACCATCAAAGATAATGTACTGATTGGAATGGGAGCTATCGTGATGGATGACTGTCTGGTTGAAGAAAATTCAATTGTAGGAGCAGGTTCCGTAGTCACGCAGGGAACACATATTAAATCCGGAGAAGTCTGGGGTGGAGTTCCTGCTAAAAAGATTAAGGATATCAATGCTCAGTTATTGGAAGGTGAAGTAAACAGAATTGCAGATAATTATGTGAAATATTCATCTTGGTATAAGGAGAATGTGAAAGATTACGAATTGTAG
- a CDS encoding iron-sulfur cluster biogenesis protein NfuA encodes MRTVLIEPTENPKVMKFVADYNLIPGSLELDRTSDVSEIPLAQELFNYPFVERIFITANFVAVAKQDTIEWEHVAESLKNVIEDELLANPRIYLQKKKEMYQIYSEMTPNPNVMKFVSSKLLMEGFVEVKSKEAAEEVPLAAAIFNEFEFATEVFISDNFVAVTKNHSVEWHEVMITVRALIADYLQNGGEISKIEPQKHENPVEKIINRDYTDDEQKISDILNEYVAPAVENDGGKISLMEYDESTKTAKMLLQGACSGCPSSTATLKNGIENILKQFVPDLVERVEAVNG; translated from the coding sequence ATGCGTACCGTACTTATAGAACCAACTGAAAACCCGAAAGTGATGAAATTTGTTGCAGATTACAACTTGATTCCAGGGTCTTTGGAGTTGGATAGAACTTCAGATGTTTCAGAAATTCCTTTAGCACAGGAGCTTTTCAATTATCCGTTTGTAGAAAGAATTTTCATTACTGCTAATTTTGTAGCTGTAGCAAAACAAGATACTATTGAATGGGAACATGTTGCTGAAAGCCTGAAAAATGTAATTGAAGACGAATTACTGGCCAACCCAAGAATCTATCTTCAGAAGAAAAAAGAAATGTATCAGATTTATTCTGAAATGACTCCAAACCCTAATGTAATGAAGTTTGTTTCCAGCAAACTGCTTATGGAAGGATTTGTAGAAGTAAAATCAAAAGAAGCTGCAGAAGAAGTTCCTTTAGCAGCTGCTATCTTCAATGAGTTCGAGTTTGCAACAGAGGTTTTCATTTCTGATAATTTCGTGGCTGTTACAAAGAACCATTCTGTTGAATGGCATGAGGTAATGATTACCGTTCGTGCTCTTATTGCAGATTATCTTCAAAATGGGGGTGAAATTTCTAAAATAGAACCTCAGAAGCACGAAAATCCTGTAGAAAAGATTATCAACAGAGATTATACTGACGATGAGCAGAAAATTTCTGACATTCTAAATGAATATGTAGCTCCGGCTGTGGAAAATGATGGTGGGAAAATTTCTCTAATGGAATATGATGAATCCACCAAAACAGCTAAAATGCTTTTACAGGGAGCTTGTTCAGGATGCCCAAGTTCTACGGCTACTTTGAAGAACGGAATTGAAAATATTTTAAAACAATTCGTTCCTGATCTTGTAGAAAGAGTGGAAGCTGTAAACGGATAA
- a CDS encoding NADPH-dependent FMN reductase, which yields MTTTKKILIIIGSATKNSSNQKLMELILEKNPNIHFQMYDDLSVLPHFDTSLTDVDTPEEIVKIREYINNSAGVIISTPEYIFSIPSRLKNLLEWCVSTNVFLDKPVAFITGSASGEKGHEELLLILKTLGAVIDDKHQLLIKAIKGKFESDGSVENNTFANVLELVTDFEQSVSSLK from the coding sequence ATGACCACCACAAAAAAAATACTCATCATTATTGGAAGTGCTACTAAGAATTCCAGTAATCAGAAACTAATGGAGCTGATATTGGAAAAAAATCCCAACATTCATTTCCAGATGTATGATGATCTTTCGGTTCTTCCTCATTTTGACACTTCATTAACTGATGTTGACACTCCTGAGGAGATTGTAAAGATCAGAGAATATATTAATAATTCGGCAGGAGTTATTATTTCTACTCCGGAATATATTTTTAGTATTCCGAGCAGATTAAAAAATTTGTTGGAATGGTGTGTGTCTACGAACGTCTTTCTGGACAAACCGGTTGCATTCATTACAGGATCTGCCAGTGGAGAGAAAGGTCATGAAGAATTATTATTGATTTTAAAAACCCTTGGCGCCGTCATTGATGATAAACATCAGCTTTTAATCAAGGCAATAAAGGGTAAGTTTGAGTCTGATGGCTCAGTTGAAAATAATACCTTTGCTAACGTATTAGAATTGGTAACGGATTTTGAACAATCTGTTTCATCATTAAAATAA
- the hemH gene encoding ferrochelatase — translation MNKKGILLVNLGSPRSTAVNDVKEYLDEFLMDERVIDYRWIFRALLVQGIILKTRPAKSAEAYKTVWTDEGSPLVVITEKIQKKLQKLVDVPVEIGMRYAEPSIETGIQKLVDQGISEIVLFPLYPQYAMSTTETVIEKAEDVRKKKFPKVKINYIQPFYNRDIYINCLAESIKEKLPENFDALQFSYHGVPERHLYKTDPSNTCKIDDANCINSQVDTHNAYCYRHQCYKTTEAVIAKIGLPKEKVIVSFQSRLGKDKWIEPYTDETLETIPKKGVKNLVVVCPAFVSDCLETLEEISEEGKEQFMHGGGESFNYIPCLNDEDRWIEVVKTLCEEKLNDFYLV, via the coding sequence TTGAATAAAAAAGGAATTTTACTGGTCAACCTTGGATCACCAAGATCTACGGCTGTAAATGATGTAAAGGAATATCTCGATGAATTTTTGATGGACGAAAGGGTAATTGATTACCGTTGGATCTTTCGGGCACTTCTTGTTCAGGGTATTATTCTGAAAACAAGACCTGCCAAATCTGCAGAAGCCTATAAAACGGTATGGACGGATGAGGGTTCACCGTTGGTCGTCATTACTGAAAAGATTCAGAAAAAGCTTCAAAAACTGGTAGATGTACCTGTAGAAATCGGGATGAGATATGCTGAACCCAGTATTGAAACCGGAATTCAGAAACTGGTAGATCAGGGGATTTCTGAAATTGTTCTCTTTCCTTTGTACCCACAATATGCAATGAGTACTACAGAAACCGTTATTGAAAAAGCGGAAGACGTAAGAAAGAAGAAATTTCCAAAAGTAAAGATCAATTATATTCAACCTTTCTATAACAGGGATATTTACATTAACTGTCTTGCGGAAAGTATTAAGGAAAAACTTCCTGAAAATTTTGATGCCCTTCAGTTTTCTTATCATGGAGTTCCGGAAAGACATTTGTACAAAACGGATCCTTCCAACACTTGTAAAATTGATGATGCCAATTGTATCAACAGTCAGGTAGATACTCATAATGCCTATTGTTATAGACATCAGTGTTATAAAACCACCGAGGCTGTCATCGCTAAAATAGGACTTCCAAAGGAAAAGGTAATTGTATCCTTCCAATCCAGATTAGGAAAAGACAAATGGATTGAACCTTACACGGATGAAACTCTGGAAACCATTCCTAAAAAAGGAGTTAAAAATCTTGTAGTGGTTTGTCCTGCTTTCGTATCAGACTGCCTTGAAACACTGGAAGAAATTTCAGAGGAAGGAAAAGAGCAGTTCATGCATGGCGGTGGAGAAAGTTTCAACTATATCCCGTGTCTGAATGATGAAGACCGGTGGATTGAAGTAGTAAAAACACTTTGCGAAGAGAAACTGAATGATTTTTATCTGGTATAA
- a CDS encoding M4 family metallopeptidase, producing the protein MKAKFILAASIAACSFAFGQNTPSKVIPGKSGLHAEFLRFEKDGPAFQGSPVLFDEKSERLSPGQARKLGLETDKLGFETHRFQQTVNDIPVEYGVMAVQTKDGKIVGQSGKWVLKVPSGVEKKSNISEKIALQNALNFVGAEQYKWQNKEEEDFIKKESKDNNASFVPKGELVYYSDPTDETLKDLKLAYKFDVYAEKPLSRQYVFVDAKNGKVLGMDAIIHEVNTPGAATTVYSGSRNIMADSYGGSYRLRETGRNGGTAVETYNLQKTINFSSAVDFTDTDNVWNNVNTNKDQYATDAHWGAEMTLDYYFTKFGRKSIDNNHFAIKSYVHYGNNIFNAYWDGSRMLYGDGSSTTNGGKPLTAIDVCGHEITHGMTSKTANLVYQREPGALNEGFSDIFGNTIERWARPTQASWTLGEDFSYVIRDMSNPNAYRQPDTYQGTYWKVATTSGCASPSQANDYCGVHTNSGVLNFWYYLLVTGGTGTNDNGFAYNVSGIGLDKAGAIAYRTLTTYLTSTSTYANARTYSLQAATDLYGAGSNEVTQVTNAWNAVGVGGGTSAAGLIAAAANESPYTISPNPATDRFTVVFNGKAGKGTVELVNLTGRRELSEKVNLTDGANRVEIQLPSNILPGVYIVTVNGQKAGNLIKK; encoded by the coding sequence ATGAAAGCAAAATTTATTCTAGCAGCGAGCATTGCAGCCTGCTCATTCGCGTTCGGACAAAATACTCCGTCAAAAGTAATTCCTGGTAAAAGTGGATTACACGCGGAATTCTTGAGATTTGAAAAAGACGGACCTGCTTTTCAGGGAAGTCCTGTTTTATTTGATGAAAAATCTGAGAGACTTTCACCGGGACAAGCCCGTAAATTAGGACTTGAAACCGATAAGCTAGGCTTTGAAACCCATAGATTTCAACAGACCGTAAATGATATTCCCGTAGAGTATGGAGTAATGGCCGTACAGACTAAAGACGGTAAAATTGTTGGGCAATCCGGAAAATGGGTGCTTAAAGTTCCTTCAGGAGTTGAAAAAAAATCCAATATTTCTGAAAAAATTGCCTTACAAAATGCTTTAAATTTTGTAGGAGCTGAACAATATAAATGGCAAAATAAAGAAGAGGAAGACTTTATTAAAAAAGAATCTAAAGATAATAATGCCAGTTTTGTTCCTAAAGGTGAGCTTGTCTACTATTCAGATCCGACAGATGAAACGCTTAAGGACCTGAAGTTAGCTTATAAATTTGATGTTTATGCAGAGAAGCCTCTAAGCAGACAATATGTGTTTGTAGATGCAAAGAATGGAAAAGTTCTGGGAATGGATGCCATCATTCACGAAGTAAATACTCCGGGAGCAGCTACTACCGTTTATAGTGGAAGCAGAAATATAATGGCTGATTCTTATGGTGGAAGTTACAGATTAAGAGAAACAGGAAGAAATGGGGGAACAGCAGTGGAAACCTATAACCTTCAAAAAACAATTAATTTTTCGTCAGCTGTTGATTTTACAGATACCGATAATGTTTGGAATAATGTAAACACCAATAAAGATCAATATGCTACTGATGCTCATTGGGGAGCCGAAATGACATTGGATTACTACTTCACGAAATTCGGAAGAAAAAGTATTGATAACAATCACTTTGCAATAAAATCTTATGTTCATTACGGAAATAATATTTTTAACGCCTATTGGGATGGCTCAAGAATGCTTTATGGTGATGGAAGCTCTACAACAAACGGGGGGAAACCTTTAACAGCCATTGATGTTTGTGGGCATGAAATTACCCACGGGATGACTTCTAAGACTGCAAACCTTGTTTATCAAAGAGAACCGGGAGCATTGAATGAAGGCTTCTCAGACATCTTTGGAAATACCATAGAACGTTGGGCAAGACCTACACAGGCAAGCTGGACATTGGGAGAGGATTTCAGTTATGTTATTCGTGATATGTCAAACCCTAATGCTTACCGTCAGCCGGATACTTATCAAGGAACCTATTGGAAAGTTGCGACTACTTCAGGTTGTGCAAGTCCTAGTCAGGCCAATGATTATTGTGGTGTTCATACCAATTCAGGAGTTTTAAATTTCTGGTATTATTTATTGGTAACAGGAGGAACCGGAACCAACGATAATGGTTTTGCTTATAATGTTTCCGGAATAGGATTGGATAAAGCTGGGGCGATTGCCTACAGAACACTGACGACTTATCTTACTTCTACTTCCACTTATGCGAATGCAAGAACATATTCTTTACAGGCTGCAACAGATCTTTATGGTGCCGGAAGTAATGAAGTAACACAGGTTACCAATGCATGGAATGCAGTAGGAGTGGGCGGAGGAACTTCTGCAGCAGGACTTATTGCCGCAGCTGCTAATGAGTCTCCTTATACTATCAGTCCAAATCCAGCAACAGACAGGTTTACTGTAGTGTTTAATGGGAAAGCAGGTAAAGGAACTGTAGAATTGGTAAATCTAACGGGAAGAAGAGAACTTTCAGAGAAAGTTAATCTTACTGATGGTGCAAATAGAGTAGAAATACAGTTGCCATCCAATATACTTCCTGGAGTTTATATTGTAACCGTAAACGGGCAGAAAGCCGGAAACTTAATTAAAAAATAA
- a CDS encoding type IX secretion system plug protein domain-containing protein produces the protein MKTLRILLLSLGGLVYGQNIQSIQLFNPQTNDETPVIKFGEQLVLSFDDLTNGSEIYRYTIKHYDRNWNDDNLFFTEIATGSMNGLLDKFQYSFNTLQAYTHYKLTFPNDKIQPKISGNFELIVYKDSADKPLFKRRFYLVEDAASLGVNVSRIADAKNPNINQRVEIKALPKVGDLSSNVNSMSLNVMQNNNPNMVISNLKPSTVLGNQLLFQQMNLVFPGDNEFYYFDNKNMTIAADMVRAVEVKDDANHTYLHPIWAFPLNYQYQPDVNGAWYYRRNDLGRERDAEREADYSWVYFYLESDPVDKEIYILGGFNNFKPSKENQMQYDAATKQYVAKLFLKQGFYNYVLATKQGDAPLDFGEVNGNFWQTENLYQAFLYYAPFGRNYDGLIGYGEFRTPVRK, from the coding sequence ATGAAAACTTTGCGAATACTCTTACTTTCCCTGGGTGGACTGGTTTATGGACAGAATATCCAAAGCATCCAGCTCTTCAACCCTCAGACGAATGATGAAACGCCGGTCATTAAGTTCGGCGAACAATTGGTTTTGAGTTTTGATGATCTTACCAACGGCAGCGAGATCTACAGATATACCATTAAGCATTATGACAGAAACTGGAATGATGATAACCTGTTCTTTACAGAAATTGCCACGGGCAGTATGAACGGATTATTAGATAAGTTTCAGTATTCTTTCAATACTTTACAGGCGTATACTCATTATAAACTAACTTTTCCCAATGATAAAATACAACCGAAAATATCAGGAAACTTTGAGTTGATCGTTTATAAAGATTCTGCAGACAAACCATTATTCAAAAGACGTTTTTATCTGGTAGAAGATGCTGCTTCCCTTGGTGTTAATGTTTCAAGGATTGCAGATGCCAAGAATCCCAATATCAATCAAAGAGTAGAAATAAAGGCTCTACCGAAAGTGGGTGATCTTTCTTCCAACGTCAACTCCATGAGCTTGAATGTGATGCAGAATAACAATCCGAATATGGTGATTTCTAATCTGAAACCAAGTACGGTTTTGGGCAATCAATTGCTTTTCCAACAGATGAATCTTGTTTTCCCCGGAGACAATGAATTTTATTATTTCGATAATAAGAATATGACTATTGCTGCAGATATGGTTCGTGCAGTAGAAGTAAAAGATGATGCCAATCATACCTATTTACATCCGATATGGGCATTTCCTTTAAACTATCAGTATCAACCTGATGTAAACGGAGCATGGTATTACAGAAGGAATGACCTGGGAAGAGAAAGAGATGCTGAAAGAGAAGCAGATTATTCATGGGTATATTTTTATCTTGAATCAGATCCGGTAGATAAAGAAATTTATATTCTGGGGGGATTTAATAACTTTAAACCCAGCAAAGAAAACCAAATGCAGTATGATGCAGCAACGAAGCAGTATGTTGCCAAATTATTCCTAAAGCAAGGATTTTATAATTATGTTCTGGCAACAAAACAAGGAGATGCACCTTTAGATTTCGGAGAAGTGAATGGTAATTTCTGGCAGACAGAAAATCTTTATCAGGCATTTCTTTACTATGCTCCTTTCGGCCGTAACTATGATGGTTTGATAGGGTATGGGGAATTTAGAACTCCAGTTAGAAAATAA
- a CDS encoding MBL fold metallo-hydrolase: MLQIQGFVCNFASENTYILYNENKNAWLIDPGNMNEQETKAIDNFIKENGLNIQKILLTHAHIDHVLGLQWAFDTFKVPVNMHKEDQEVLDMLQASGMRFGFPVDPVKVDIVYINEGEELDLDGEKFNIYHVPGHSPGSVVYHNENQKFMISGDVLFEGSIGRTDLYKGNYEQLIDGIKTKLFVLDPETQVFSGHGNPTSIGFEKQYNPFLK; this comes from the coding sequence ATGCTTCAGATTCAGGGCTTCGTATGCAACTTTGCGAGTGAAAACACCTATATACTTTATAACGAAAACAAAAATGCCTGGTTAATTGATCCGGGAAATATGAATGAACAGGAAACCAAAGCTATTGATAATTTTATCAAAGAAAACGGACTGAATATTCAGAAAATTCTTTTAACCCATGCGCATATTGACCATGTTTTAGGGCTTCAATGGGCATTTGATACGTTCAAAGTTCCGGTAAATATGCATAAAGAAGATCAGGAAGTTCTTGATATGCTTCAGGCAAGTGGAATGCGATTCGGATTCCCTGTAGATCCCGTAAAAGTAGATATTGTATATATCAACGAAGGAGAAGAACTTGATCTGGATGGTGAGAAATTCAACATCTATCATGTTCCGGGACATTCACCAGGCAGCGTAGTTTACCATAACGAAAATCAAAAGTTTATGATCTCAGGAGATGTTCTTTTTGAAGGCAGCATTGGAAGAACAGATCTTTACAAAGGAAATTACGAACAATTAATTGACGGTATTAAGACAAAACTGTTTGTATTGGATCCTGAAACACAGGTTTTCTCTGGCCACGGAAATCCTACTTCCATTGGGTTTGAGAAGCAGTATAATCCGTTTTTAAAGTAA